In Fusobacterium canifelinum, a genomic segment contains:
- a CDS encoding YitT family protein, with the protein MSNKYFQILKEYSIVTLACIVMAFNINYFFLANKLAEGGIAGISLIIHYLTHMDIGYLYFILNIPLIILAYIFIGKDFLIKTLFATLVLTIFLKFFGDFRGPIDDILMAAIFGGGINGIAIGIVFYAGGSTGGTDIIAKIINKYYGIAIGKILLTIDFIILSMVAFIFGKIIFMYTLISLLVSAKMIDIIQEGIYSAKGVTIITNKADELRRRIMEDTGRGITLINAKGAYTQKEIGMLYCVVGKYQLMKVKSIVKEIDPEAFMIVNQVHEVVGKGFLGH; encoded by the coding sequence ATGTCAAATAAATATTTTCAAATTCTAAAAGAATACTCAATTGTTACTCTAGCTTGTATAGTAATGGCTTTCAATATCAATTATTTCTTTTTAGCTAACAAATTAGCAGAGGGTGGTATTGCAGGTATATCACTTATTATTCACTACTTAACACATATGGACATAGGTTACCTTTATTTTATCTTAAATATTCCCTTAATCATATTAGCCTATATCTTTATAGGAAAAGATTTTCTTATAAAAACTTTATTTGCTACACTTGTACTGACAATATTTCTAAAATTTTTTGGAGATTTTAGAGGACCTATTGATGATATTCTTATGGCAGCAATTTTTGGTGGTGGAATAAATGGGATTGCTATTGGAATAGTATTCTATGCAGGTGGTTCTACTGGTGGAACAGATATTATTGCAAAAATAATTAATAAATATTATGGTATTGCCATTGGAAAAATTCTTTTAACTATTGATTTTATTATATTATCTATGGTTGCCTTCATATTTGGAAAAATAATATTTATGTATACTCTTATTTCACTTTTAGTTTCAGCAAAAATGATTGATATTATTCAAGAAGGTATTTATAGTGCTAAAGGAGTTACTATTATAACAAATAAAGCAGATGAATTAAGAAGAAGAATTATGGAAGACACTGGGCGTGGTATTACTTTAATTAATGCAAAAGGAGCATATACACAAAAAGAAATTGGAATGCTTTATTGTGTTGTTGGAAAATATCAACTTATGAAAGTAAAAAGTATAGTAAAAGAAATTGATCCTGAAGCATTTATGATAGTAAATCAAGTTCATGAAGTTGTAGGAAAAGGATTTTTAGGTCATTAA
- a CDS encoding electron transfer flavoprotein subunit alpha/FixB family protein, which produces MNLNDYKGILVYAEQRDGVLQNVGLELLGKATELAYEINKQIALKDAGDELADYATKQAAAIKIADGIVATHEEDDEEIKHKVADVKANNPDAAKVTALLIGNNVKVLAQDLIKAGADKVLVVDKPELEVYDTEAYTQVLDAAINAEKPEIVLFGATTLGRDLAPRVSSRIATGLTADCTKLELLKDKERQLGMTRPAFGGNLMATIVSPDHRPQMATVRPGVMKKLPKSDDRTGDVVDFPVTLDTSKMKVKLLKVVKEGGNKVDISEAKILVSGGRGVGAKQNFELLEDLATEIGGIVSSSRAQVDAGNMPHDRQVGQTGKTVRPEVYFACGISGAIQHVAGMEESEFIIAINKDRFAPIFSVADLGIVGDLHKILPILTEEIKKYKATK; this is translated from the coding sequence ATGAATTTAAACGATTATAAAGGAATCCTAGTGTACGCTGAACAAAGAGATGGAGTGCTACAAAATGTAGGATTAGAATTATTAGGAAAAGCAACAGAATTAGCATATGAAATAAATAAACAAATAGCTTTAAAAGATGCTGGAGATGAATTAGCTGATTATGCTACAAAACAAGCTGCAGCTATAAAAATTGCTGATGGAATTGTAGCAACTCATGAAGAAGATGATGAAGAAATAAAACATAAAGTTGCAGATGTAAAGGCTAATAACCCAGATGCAGCAAAAGTAACAGCTTTATTAATAGGAAATAATGTAAAAGTACTTGCTCAAGATTTGATAAAAGCTGGAGCAGATAAAGTTTTAGTAGTAGATAAACCTGAATTAGAAGTATATGATACAGAAGCTTATACACAAGTTTTAGATGCTGCTATAAATGCAGAAAAACCTGAAATAGTTCTATTTGGAGCAACTACTTTAGGAAGAGACTTAGCACCTAGAGTATCTTCAAGAATAGCAACAGGATTAACTGCTGACTGTACAAAACTTGAGTTATTGAAAGATAAAGAAAGACAATTAGGTATGACAAGACCTGCATTTGGTGGAAACTTAATGGCAACAATAGTTTCTCCAGATCACAGACCTCAAATGGCTACAGTTAGACCAGGAGTTATGAAAAAATTACCTAAATCTGATGATAGAACAGGAGATGTAGTTGATTTTCCTGTGACTTTAGACACTTCTAAAATGAAAGTTAAACTTTTAAAAGTTGTTAAAGAAGGTGGAAATAAAGTAGATATTTCTGAAGCTAAAATATTAGTTTCTGGAGGAAGAGGAGTTGGAGCAAAACAAAACTTTGAATTACTAGAAGATTTAGCAACAGAAATTGGAGGAATCGTTTCTTCTTCAAGAGCACAAGTTGACGCTGGAAATATGCCTCATGATAGACAAGTTGGACAAACTGGTAAAACAGTTAGACCAGAAGTTTATTTTGCATGTGGAATTTCAGGAGCTATTCAACACGTTGCAGGTATGGAAGAATCTGAATTTATAATTGCTATCAACAAAGATAGATTTGCACCTATTTTCTCAGTAGCAGATTTAGGAATAGTTGGAGATTTACATAAAATATTACCTATATTAACTGAAGAAATAAAAAAATATAAAGCAACAAAATAA
- a CDS encoding electron transfer flavoprotein subunit beta/FixA family protein, protein MRIVVCIKQVPDTTEVKIDPVKGTIIRDGVPSIMNPDDKGGLEEALKLKDLYGAEVIVITMGPPQAEAILREAYAMGADRAILITDRKFGGADTLATSNTIAAAIRKIENIDLIVAGRQAIDGDTAQVGPQIAEHLGLPQVSYVKEMEYKEDSKSFVIKRATEDGYFLLELPTPGLVTVLAEANQPRYMNVGAIVDVFERPIETWTFDDIEIDPAKIGLAGSPTKVNKSFTKGVKEPGVLHEVDAKEAANIILEKLKEKFII, encoded by the coding sequence ATGAGAATAGTAGTTTGTATAAAACAAGTTCCAGATACAACTGAAGTTAAAATAGATCCAGTAAAAGGAACAATTATCAGAGACGGTGTTCCTAGTATAATGAACCCTGATGATAAAGGTGGATTAGAAGAAGCTCTAAAATTAAAAGATTTATATGGAGCAGAAGTTATTGTTATAACAATGGGACCTCCTCAAGCAGAAGCTATACTAAGAGAAGCTTATGCAATGGGAGCTGACAGAGCAATACTTATAACAGATAGAAAATTTGGAGGAGCTGATACTTTAGCTACTTCTAATACTATAGCTGCTGCAATTAGAAAAATAGAAAATATTGATTTAATTGTTGCAGGAAGACAAGCAATTGATGGGGATACTGCACAAGTTGGACCTCAAATTGCAGAACATTTAGGATTACCTCAAGTATCTTATGTAAAAGAAATGGAATATAAAGAAGATTCAAAATCGTTTGTTATTAAAAGAGCAACAGAAGATGGATATTTCTTATTAGAACTTCCTACACCAGGATTAGTAACTGTACTTGCAGAAGCTAACCAACCTAGATATATGAATGTTGGAGCTATAGTTGATGTTTTTGAAAGACCAATTGAAACTTGGACATTTGATGATATTGAAATAGATCCTGCAAAAATAGGTTTAGCTGGTTCACCAACTAAAGTTAACAAATCATTTACTAAAGGTGTTAAAGAACCTGGAGTGTTACATGAAGTTGATGCAAAAGAAGCAGCTAATATTATATTAGAAAAATTAAAAGAAAAATTTATAATCTAA
- a CDS encoding acyl-CoA dehydrogenase, which yields MEFNVPKTHELFRQMIREFVEKEVKPIAAEVDENERFPMETVEKMAKIGIMGIPIPKQYGGAGGDNLMYAMAVEELSKACATTGVIVSAHTSLGIWPILKFGNEKQKQKYLPKMASGEWIGAFGLTEPNAGTDAAGQQTMAVQDPETGEWILNGAKIFITNAGYAHVYVVFAMTDKSKGLKGISAFIVESGTPGFSIGKKEMKLGIRGSATCELIFENCRIPKENLLGDKGKGFKIAMMTLDGGRIGIASQALGIAAGALDEAINYAKERKQFGRSLAQFQNTQFQIANLDVKVEAARLLVYKAAWRESNNLPYSLDAARAKLFAAETAMEVTTKAVQIFGGYGYTREYPVERMMRDAKITEIYEGTSEVQRMVIAANIIK from the coding sequence ATGGAATTTAATGTACCTAAAACACATGAACTTTTTAGACAAATGATAAGAGAATTTGTTGAAAAAGAAGTAAAACCTATCGCAGCAGAGGTAGATGAAAATGAAAGATTTCCAATGGAAACTGTTGAAAAAATGGCTAAAATTGGAATAATGGGTATCCCTATACCTAAACAATATGGTGGAGCAGGAGGAGATAACTTAATGTATGCTATGGCTGTTGAAGAATTGTCAAAAGCTTGTGCTACAACAGGAGTTATAGTATCTGCACACACATCTTTGGGAATTTGGCCAATTTTAAAATTTGGTAATGAAAAGCAAAAACAAAAATATTTACCAAAAATGGCTAGTGGAGAATGGATAGGAGCTTTTGGACTTACAGAACCAAATGCAGGAACAGATGCTGCTGGTCAACAAACAATGGCAGTTCAAGATCCTGAAACAGGAGAATGGATTTTAAATGGAGCAAAAATATTTATAACAAATGCAGGATATGCACATGTTTATGTTGTGTTTGCAATGACAGATAAGTCAAAAGGTTTGAAAGGAATTTCTGCATTTATAGTTGAATCTGGTACACCAGGATTCTCTATAGGTAAAAAAGAAATGAAACTAGGAATTAGAGGGTCAGCTACTTGTGAACTAATATTTGAAAATTGTAGAATACCAAAAGAAAATTTACTAGGAGATAAAGGAAAAGGGTTTAAGATTGCTATGATGACTCTTGATGGAGGAAGAATAGGAATTGCTTCTCAAGCATTAGGAATTGCTGCTGGAGCATTAGATGAAGCTATCAACTATGCTAAAGAAAGAAAACAATTTGGAAGAAGCTTAGCTCAATTCCAAAATACTCAATTCCAAATAGCTAATTTAGATGTTAAAGTTGAAGCTGCAAGACTTTTAGTTTATAAAGCAGCTTGGAGAGAATCTAATAACTTACCTTATTCTTTAGATGCGGCTAGAGCTAAACTATTTGCAGCTGAAACAGCTATGGAAGTAACAACTAAAGCTGTTCAAATATTCGGTGGATATGGTTATACAAGAGAGTATCCAGTTGAAAGAATGATGAGAGATGCTAAGATTACAGAAATTTATGAAGGAACTTCAGAAGTTCAAAGAATGGTAATAGCAGCTAATATTATAAAATAA
- a CDS encoding tRNA1(Val) (adenine(37)-N6)-methyltransferase, with protein sequence MNTNLESIIPLLNKNLKIIQRSDYFNFSIDSLLISEFVDIKKNTKKILDLGTGNAAIPLFLSKKTSAKIYGIEIQEISYNLALRNININNLNEQIYIIYDNMKNYLKYFDIGSFDIVVSNPPFFKINENINFLNNLDQLSIARHEIEINLEELTKIASELVKDRGYFYLVHRADRLSEIINNLQKYNFEAKKIKFCYTTEYKNAKIVLIEAIKNGKSGLTILPPLIINKENGEYTDEVLRMFE encoded by the coding sequence ATGAATACAAATCTTGAAAGTATTATTCCGTTATTAAATAAAAATCTAAAAATAATTCAACGAAGTGATTATTTTAATTTTTCCATAGATTCTTTACTAATTTCAGAATTTGTGGACATAAAAAAAAATACTAAAAAAATTTTAGATTTAGGAACTGGAAATGCAGCAATCCCACTTTTTCTTTCAAAAAAAACATCTGCAAAAATTTATGGGATTGAAATACAAGAAATTTCATATAATCTTGCTTTAAGAAATATTAACATCAATAATTTAAATGAACAAATATATATAATATATGATAATATGAAAAATTATTTAAAATATTTTGATATAGGTTCTTTTGATATTGTAGTATCAAATCCACCATTTTTTAAAATTAATGAAAATATAAATTTTTTAAATAATTTAGATCAATTGAGTATTGCTAGACATGAAATAGAAATTAATTTAGAAGAACTCACAAAAATTGCTTCTGAGCTTGTCAAAGACAGAGGATATTTTTATCTTGTTCATAGGGCAGATAGATTAAGTGAAATAATAAATAATTTACAAAAATATAATTTTGAAGCAAAAAAAATAAAATTTTGTTATACAACAGAATATAAAAATGCTAAAATAGTTTTAATAGAAGCTATTAAAAATGGGAAATCTGGTTTGACTATTCTTCCACCTTTAATTATCAATAAAGAAAATGGAGAATATACTGATGAAGTTTTAAGAATGTTTGAATAA
- a CDS encoding threonine/serine exporter family protein: MQYDNLVMKVLSTANTIGKILLTSGAETYRVEKAISTVCRRFDLKAETFVTMTCVLTSVKKRDGETITEVNRIYTVSNNLDKIDRIHKILLNIHKYELEDLEKEVKKIQIQTIYKKNTLLISYFFSAAFFAILFGGKFNDFLVAGLGGIVIFYMAKYANKLKLNNFFINTLGGFLITILSILATKVGLVSTPSYSAIGTLMLLVPGLALTNAIRDLINGDLIAGTSRTVEAALVGSALAIGTGFALFAMSYF, encoded by the coding sequence ATGCAATATGATAATTTGGTTATGAAAGTACTTTCAACAGCCAACACTATTGGCAAAATCTTACTGACAAGTGGTGCTGAGACATATAGAGTTGAAAAAGCTATTTCCACTGTATGTAGAAGGTTTGATTTAAAAGCAGAAACATTTGTTACCATGACTTGTGTGCTAACTTCTGTAAAAAAAAGAGATGGAGAAACTATTACTGAAGTTAATAGAATTTATACAGTTTCCAATAACTTAGATAAAATTGATAGAATACATAAAATTCTTCTTAATATACATAAGTATGAATTAGAAGATTTAGAAAAAGAAGTTAAAAAAATTCAAATACAAACCATCTATAAGAAAAATACTTTATTAATTTCTTATTTTTTTTCAGCAGCTTTTTTTGCTATCTTATTTGGTGGAAAATTTAATGATTTCTTAGTTGCTGGTCTTGGTGGAATTGTGATATTCTATATGGCTAAATATGCTAATAAATTAAAATTGAATAATTTTTTTATTAATACATTGGGGGGGTTCTTAATAACTATATTATCTATTCTTGCTACCAAAGTTGGTTTAGTGTCTACACCATCATATTCAGCTATTGGAACACTTATGCTTTTAGTCCCTGGTCTTGCCCTTACAAATGCAATAAGAGATTTGATAAATGGTGATTTAATTGCAGGAACCTCACGAACAGTAGAAGCTGCATTAGTTGGTTCAGCTTTAGCAATCGGTACAGGTTTTGCATTATTTGCAATGTCTTATTTTTAA
- a CDS encoding threonine/serine exporter family protein — protein MNYLEVFTAFFATFFFGIIFSLTGKKLIYSSFAGGLGWYTHLLFFKELSYSKTASFVISAVVITIFSEIIGRLEKTTVTSTLIPALIPLVPGGGIYYTMSFLVENKFPEAFDKGRETIFLTVALSVGIFLVSTFSQILDRTIKYTKVLKKYRKFKEYKRKHKI, from the coding sequence ATGAATTATTTAGAAGTTTTTACAGCATTTTTTGCAACTTTCTTCTTTGGAATAATATTTAGTCTTACAGGTAAAAAACTAATTTATAGTAGTTTTGCTGGTGGTTTAGGCTGGTATACCCATTTACTTTTTTTTAAAGAATTATCTTATTCAAAAACTGCTTCTTTTGTGATTTCAGCTGTTGTAATAACTATTTTTTCAGAAATAATAGGTAGACTTGAAAAAACAACAGTTACAAGTACATTAATTCCAGCATTAATTCCTTTAGTTCCTGGTGGAGGAATTTATTATACAATGTCTTTTTTGGTTGAAAATAAATTTCCTGAAGCTTTTGATAAAGGAAGAGAAACTATTTTTCTAACCGTTGCTTTAAGTGTAGGGATATTTTTAGTTTCTACTTTTTCACAAATCCTTGACAGAACTATAAAATACACGAAAGTTTTGAAAAAATATAGAAAATTTAAAGAATACAAAAGGAAACATAAAATTTAG
- a CDS encoding CobW family GTP-binding protein, which translates to MKILLVSGFLGAGKTTFIKELAKNINLEFVVLENEYADIGVDGDFLDEKNLNVWEMSEGCICCSMKGDFKSSIKRIYSEINPEYLVIEPTGVGMLSSIIENIKEINNNDIEILSPLTLIDVTSFNEYLETFNNFFIDNLKNTGKVILTKLESFNPFDIENLKTEISKINNNLEIVADDYRIFPKEWFAEILNKNIDNKIIDKNFSLKTHINLRTFSKENINLKTMDDLGLLLNRLVNGDFGKIYRAKGIVKIDGYWGKFNLVYKNFEMEPITDAKGTKIVIIGNNLNIENLKKV; encoded by the coding sequence ATGAAAATTTTATTAGTTAGTGGTTTTTTAGGGGCTGGAAAAACTACTTTTATAAAAGAATTGGCTAAAAATATAAATTTAGAATTTGTTGTTCTAGAAAATGAATATGCTGATATAGGTGTTGATGGAGATTTTTTAGATGAAAAAAATTTAAATGTTTGGGAAATGTCAGAAGGTTGTATCTGTTGCTCTATGAAAGGAGATTTTAAGTCTTCTATCAAAAGAATTTATTCTGAAATTAATCCTGAATACTTAGTTATAGAACCAACAGGTGTGGGAATGTTAAGTTCAATTATAGAAAATATAAAAGAAATTAATAATAATGATATTGAAATTTTAAGTCCTTTAACATTGATTGATGTAACTTCATTTAATGAATATTTAGAAACTTTTAATAACTTTTTTATTGATAACTTAAAAAATACAGGAAAAGTAATATTAACAAAATTAGAAAGTTTTAATCCTTTTGATATAGAAAATTTAAAAACTGAAATTTCTAAAATTAATAATAATTTAGAAATAGTAGCAGATGATTATAGAATTTTTCCAAAAGAATGGTTTGCAGAAATATTAAATAAGAATATTGATAATAAAATTATTGACAAAAATTTCTCTCTAAAAACACATATAAATTTAAGAACTTTTTCTAAGGAAAATATTAATTTAAAAACTATGGATGACTTAGGTCTACTTTTAAATAGATTAGTTAATGGAGATTTTGGAAAAATTTATAGAGCCAAAGGAATAGTAAAAATTGATGGTTATTGGGGAAAATTTAACTTGGTCTATAAAAATTTTGAAATGGAACCTATAACAGATGCCAAAGGAACTAAGATTGTAATTATTGGTAATAATTTAAATATAGAAAATTTAAAAAAAGTATAA
- the lepA gene encoding translation elongation factor 4, with product MLQKNKRNFSIIAHIDHGKSTIADRLLEYTGTVSERDMKEQILDSMDLEREKGITIKAQAVTLFYKAKNGEEYELNLIDTPGHVDFIYEVSRSLAACEGALLVVDAAQGVEAQTLANVYLAIENNLEILPIINKIDLPAAEPEKVKREIEDIIGLPADDAVLASAKNGIGIEDILEAIVHRIPAPNYDENAPLKALIFDSYFDDYRGVITYIKVLDGNIKKGDKIKIWSTEKELEVLEAGIFSPTMKSTDILSTGSVGYIITGVKTIHDTRVGDTITSVKNPALFPLAGFKPAQSMVFAGVYPLFTDDYEELREALEKLQLNDASLTFVPETSIALGFGFRCGFLGLLHMEIIVERLRREYNIDLISTTPSVEYKVSIDNQEEKIIDNPCEFPDPGRGKITIQEPYIRGKVIVPKEYVGNVMELCQEKRGIFISMDYLDETRSMLSYELPLAEIVIDFYDKLKSRTKGYASFEYELSEYKVSNLVKVDILVSGKPVDAFSFIAHNDNAFYRGKAICQKLSEVIPRQQFEIPIQAALGSKIIARETIKAYRKNVIAKCYGGDITRKKKLLEKQKEGKKRMKSIGSVEIPQEAFVSVLKLND from the coding sequence ATGTTACAAAAAAATAAGAGAAATTTCTCTATAATTGCTCATATAGATCATGGAAAATCTACTATTGCAGATAGACTTTTAGAATATACTGGAACTGTATCTGAAAGAGATATGAAAGAGCAAATCTTAGACTCAATGGACTTAGAAAGAGAAAAAGGAATAACTATAAAGGCCCAAGCTGTTACTTTATTTTATAAGGCAAAAAATGGAGAAGAGTATGAATTAAATTTAATTGATACTCCTGGACATGTGGACTTTATATATGAAGTTTCAAGATCACTTGCTGCCTGTGAAGGTGCTTTACTTGTTGTAGATGCTGCACAAGGAGTTGAAGCACAAACTCTTGCTAATGTTTATCTTGCTATTGAAAATAACTTAGAAATTTTACCAATAATAAATAAAATTGATTTACCAGCAGCTGAACCTGAAAAGGTAAAAAGAGAAATAGAAGACATAATTGGTTTACCTGCTGATGATGCTGTCTTAGCTTCAGCTAAAAATGGAATAGGTATTGAAGATATTTTAGAAGCTATTGTACATAGAATACCTGCACCAAATTATGATGAAAATGCTCCTTTAAAAGCATTAATTTTTGACTCTTATTTTGATGATTATAGAGGAGTTATAACTTATATAAAAGTCTTAGATGGAAACATAAAAAAGGGAGATAAAATAAAAATTTGGTCAACTGAAAAAGAATTAGAAGTTTTAGAAGCTGGTATTTTTTCTCCTACAATGAAATCAACTGATATTTTGAGTACAGGTTCTGTTGGTTATATAATTACAGGAGTTAAAACAATACATGATACAAGAGTTGGAGATACAATAACAAGTGTTAAAAATCCTGCTTTATTCCCATTAGCTGGATTTAAACCTGCTCAGTCAATGGTATTTGCAGGAGTATATCCATTATTTACTGATGACTATGAGGAATTAAGAGAAGCTTTAGAAAAATTACAACTAAATGATGCCTCTTTAACATTTGTTCCAGAAACATCTATTGCCTTAGGCTTTGGTTTCAGATGTGGTTTCTTAGGTTTATTGCATATGGAAATTATAGTTGAAAGATTGAGAAGAGAGTACAATATAGATTTAATTTCTACTACTCCATCAGTTGAATATAAGGTTAGTATAGATAATCAAGAAGAAAAAATTATAGATAACCCTTGTGAATTTCCTGATCCAGGTCGTGGAAAGATAACAATCCAAGAACCATATATTAGAGGAAAAGTAATTGTTCCAAAAGAGTATGTTGGAAATGTAATGGAACTTTGTCAAGAAAAAAGAGGGATTTTTATTTCAATGGATTATTTAGATGAAACTAGATCTATGCTTAGTTATGAACTTCCTCTTGCAGAAATTGTTATAGATTTCTATGATAAATTAAAATCAAGAACAAAAGGATATGCTTCTTTTGAATATGAATTAAGTGAATATAAAGTATCAAATCTAGTTAAGGTTGACATATTGGTTTCTGGAAAACCTGTTGATGCTTTTTCATTTATAGCTCATAATGATAATGCTTTTTATAGAGGGAAGGCTATCTGTCAAAAATTGAGTGAAGTTATTCCAAGGCAACAATTTGAAATTCCTATTCAAGCTGCTTTAGGTTCAAAAATAATCGCCAGAGAAACAATAAAAGCATATAGAAAAAATGTTATTGCCAAATGTTATGGTGGAGATATAACAAGAAAGAAAAAACTTCTTGAGAAACAAAAAGAAGGTAAAAAGAGAATGAAGAGTATAGGAAGTGTTGAAATTCCACAAGAAGCATTTGTTTCTGTACTAAAATTAAATGACTAA
- the asnA gene encoding aspartate--ammonia ligase: protein MAYISSLDILETEIAIKKVKDFFENHLSKELDLLRVSAPLFVIPESGLNDNLNGTERPVSFDTKSGERVEIVHSLAKWKRMALYRYNIENHKGIYTDMNAIRRDEDTDFIHSYYVDQWDWEKIISKEDRNEEYLKEVVRKIYSVFKATEEYITTEYPKLTKKLPEEITFITAQELENKYPNLTPKNREHAAAKEYGAIFLMKIGGKLSSGEKHDGRAPDYDDWDLNGDIIFNYPLLGIGLELSSMGIRVDEKSLDEQLKIANCEDRRSLPYHQMILNKVLPYTIGGGIGQSRICMFFLDKLHIGEVQASIWSQEVHEICRQMNIKLL from the coding sequence ATGGCTTACATTTCAAGTTTAGACATTTTAGAAACAGAAATTGCAATAAAAAAAGTTAAGGATTTTTTTGAAAATCATTTATCAAAAGAATTAGATTTATTAAGAGTTTCAGCACCATTATTTGTTATTCCAGAATCTGGATTAAACGATAATTTGAATGGAACAGAAAGACCAGTATCTTTTGATACTAAAAGTGGAGAAAGAGTTGAGATAGTTCATTCACTTGCAAAATGGAAAAGAATGGCATTATACAGATATAATATTGAAAATCATAAAGGTATCTATACAGATATGAATGCTATAAGAAGAGATGAGGATACTGATTTTATACATTCTTATTATGTTGACCAATGGGATTGGGAAAAAATAATCTCTAAGGAAGATAGAAATGAGGAATATTTAAAAGAGGTAGTTAGAAAAATTTATTCTGTATTTAAAGCAACGGAGGAATATATAACTACTGAATATCCAAAACTTACTAAGAAATTACCAGAAGAAATAACTTTTATAACTGCGCAAGAACTTGAAAATAAATATCCTAACTTAACTCCAAAAAATAGAGAACATGCTGCTGCAAAAGAGTATGGAGCTATATTTTTAATGAAGATAGGAGGAAAATTATCTTCAGGTGAAAAGCATGATGGTAGAGCACCAGACTATGACGATTGGGATTTAAATGGTGATATAATATTTAATTATCCTCTTTTAGGAATAGGACTTGAATTGTCTTCTATGGGAATAAGAGTTGATGAAAAATCACTAGATGAACAATTAAAAATTGCTAATTGTGAAGATAGAAGATCTTTACCATATCATCAAATGATTTTAAATAAAGTTCTCCCTTATACAATAGGTGGAGGTATAGGACAATCTCGTATATGTATGTTTTTCTTAGATAAATTACATATTGGAGAAGTACAAGCATCTATATGGTCACAAGAAGTTCATGAAATTTGTAGACAAATGAATATTAAATTATTGTAA